Below is a genomic region from Salmo trutta chromosome 19, fSalTru1.1, whole genome shotgun sequence.
GCAGGTAGAGGGCACCTTCCCGTAGGCTAGATTCACTGCGGATTCTAAAATGTAAGTTAGAAAAGACGGACAACTTGTTTTGCCACCTCAACAACACACTGTGCTGTGGTGTCACAAGCACTTGGAAGACTATTTGTATTTAACTCAACTATCTTTTTTAGCAGGCCAAAGACAGGTAGCCTATGATGCGATCATGAATATTGTAGGTTTATCTTAATTTAGCCTATAGAGACCTACCTGTATATTGGGGATACGCTTTACAATAGCATTTACAATTTACATTATAGGCAGGTCGTATACATACAGTGCAACCTATAATGTGGCCTAATTGgccattacattttatttttgttctaGTAATTTCTACAATTTGTAACCCATAAGAATCCATCTAATGAAACGAATTTTGCTGACTTAGCTCAAACAACTTGGCTGGGATGCCTTACTCattcccagtggtgtaaagtacttacgtAGAAAGTACTTAAAAGCActactactttaaagtactacttaagtcggttttttgggggggggtatgtGTACTTAATTATTTATATATGTTTCACAACTTTTACTTCGCTACATTCATAAAGAGAATAATGTTATttttactgcatacattttccctgacgcCCAAAAGTAgccgttacattttgaatgctttgcaGGGCAGGAACATTCTGAAATTCATGCACTTACCAATAGAACGAACCTGGTCATCCCTAATGcgtctgatctggtggactcactaaacacaaatgcttcgtttgtaaatgaggtctgagttttggagtgtgcccgtggctagaacatttatttggtttgtttaatataaggaatttgaaaggatttatactttaacttttgatacttaagtatatttcaaaccaaatacttttacaaaggtagtattttactgggtgactttaacttttacttgagtcattttctaaggaatctttatttttacttaagtatgactattgggtacttttcccaccactgctcaTTCCCATGTAGGCCTATGGCTACAATAGAAGTCGTGGATTGGTGGGTCTTCTCTTCATCTGAATTTTGTTGCCATGACGGGCTAGGACTTTGTGATGACTGTAGAAATGTGTGTGCTTGGCTAAATGTTCTATGATGTAACCTTATGCATATTACATGAACAAAATAAAGCTCTGAAAACGGTGAAACAATCTCTGTAGGCCTATTTCTTTTTGACAGCTGTGAGGTTGCAGCTCCATCCCTTGTACATATGGTTCCACAGTTATTGTATATGAATATAAAGTTGACCATGACATGGGTAGGCCTAATTATGGATACAAGTGGGCTATCCTATTTATACATCTAGCTAATCATTAGAAAATATAGCACAAATTAGTCAAATCAAGGAGTCATATGGGAGGAACTAGTGGAGTTATGTAGCCTAAAGACTCAGAAATGATGTCAATTGCATAGCTCTAACCTGTCCCACGGTTTCCAGCGGATGTAGCGTGTCGCAAGCAGACGATTGCATCACAGTCTACCGAGAAGTGATGCGGTGCCCACTGCCCACAGCTGCTAGGAGGAGCCGGGTGAAGCGCACTGTATTTCACTTTCGCTAGGCTACTCCGATAGTCAGTCGCCGCATTGTACTGTAAGACAACAATTtaaaaacgtagctagctaatttgaACTCCGGGGGGGTAACATCTGTGTGGAGAGGCAATAATCGTTATTTCGCAGAAGTAAACCGACCATACATTGACAGCGGCACGAACACAACAATGGCCCTGAAAAGAATTCATAAGGTAAGGAAGTAACGTTATCTTGCTTCCGTGCTAGCTAATAGCTAGCCCCCTTTGGCCTAATTACGAGCTAGGCTACTAAAGCAAAACGGCTTGCTAGCCCACATTTAGACCGCTTTCCTCATCTACCGCCTGGTCGGTGGCTAACTTCTGATCAGATTAATTTGCTTTTGAAAActagcgttagctagctggctactagTCAGTTAGCTAACACAGTTTAGCGGCAGATGACATCGATAACAGTGCGCtatgctagctaacaaggtaacTAACGTTAACTATGAGTTAttggctactagctagctaggcaACGACGTTAGCTAATTTGATTAGCAAGCTACCATTAACTTATTATAGTTAGTTAATTAGGTAGTTAGCATACTGGCGGTGGTAGCTAGTTAGTTTggctaaatagctagctagctttaatcatagctagctagttacactTGGCAAGCTAACGTTTTTCGGGAAATTCCTTACTAGCTAGTACTACCTACTAACGTTACTTCCTtgttgtaaacaaatgaacatcAGCTGCTGGTATCGTTTACACTCCCAAAAAATCACGTTTGGCATAGCTACCATGGTCCTGACCTGTCTAATGCCAGTAGTTACTTCAGCAACTTGACTTGAACAAGCCAGTTAGCTACTGTAACTAGCTATAAAATAGTTTTACCAGCATTGTCTTCAGTATCAAAATGAAGTTACTCTGTATGCTCTGTTGCCTTCATCTGACACTGGCTGATCAATGATTCATGAAAACGATTGAAGTTGACAGATTGTTTGACTTGGAAAGGAAAATATTTATCCGTCAATGCTATTCTAAATCCAGTACTATTTCTGTTTCATTGAGGACATTTAACTGACTTTCAGTTATGGCTGTGGCGGAAACGATGCTCAGTTGTAAACATGAATCCCGCTAACCCGTACAGGACAGGTCTGACCACAATGTTGTTTGTAGTCCTTGAAATGAGTTACATTTTGATAGGCCTCTGGCAACAAATCTGAGCCTAGCCGACTACATACCAGCCAACATTTAGCATTGGAGACATTGTATGCAGTTTGGCTGAATTACTAATACAATACAGGCATTGTTCATGgaagtattattattataatttttggaAGAAATTAGAactctattttatttttttctcctagGAGTTAAATGATTTGGCTCGTGACCCTCCAGCACAGTGCTCCGCAGGACCAGTGGGAGATGACAGTAAGTCACCTCTATCACACAACACCACCACCCGCAAATGACTTTCACCACCTATTTCAATCAATATTCTTGATGGTTCATATCTTTAATCACAGAAAACAGTATTTGACTCCAAGAATACTGTTGAtgaaatgtagcctatagatggGAGCCAATAACGATTGATGCTGGTATTCATCAATGACACCAGTTGTCATTTGCATACTGGCACGGAAATCTAATTAAAGCACTATTTACTTGTAATGGTGCTCATAGTGTATTAAAACAGTTTTCTCCTCTCCTACTTAGTGTTTCACTGGCAGGCTACAATAATGGGACCTGTAAGTATACCCCCTTGTTCTGCTCTTTAAAGTTTAGGGGTTCACAGCCTTTACTCTGGGTCATATAGTAACCATCTATTTTCCTTTCTGCAGAATGACAGTCCGTATCAGGGCGGCGTGTTCTTCTTGACCATTCACTTCCCCACTGACTATCCCTTCAAACCACCAAAGGTAAGGACTTATCCTGGAACTTGTGGGCAGACTTTTAATGTAGCTATGAGCTAGACCTACAATGATCGTAAAATTCCGTCATGCATGACTGTTTGTTTTCAGTGCATGCGACGTCTCGTCATTGCGGTAAAGGAGACGGTGAAAATGTAATGCATTTGCAAAatacagggggaaaaaaacatgtccTCCCTATAGGTTGCATTCACCACAAGAATCTACCACCCGAACATCAACAGCAATGGCAGCATCTGCTTGGACATCCTAAGGTCGCAGTGGTCGCCAGCACTCACCATCTCCAAAGGTAAGTCCAAAATGGTGCTCTTGGTTTATGTTTGTATGTGGGtctagatcatttattttggttggTGTAAACCAGTATGGTTTGAGTTTTCACAACAGATCCTGGTAAGTATGTCCCGAATTATGCTCAGGAAGAGGTTCCGAGAGTTACATTGATTGTCAGAACGGTGGTGACTGTTGTTGTTGGTCGTCCTACAGTCCTCCTGTCCATCTGCTCACTTCTGTGTGACCCAAACCCAGACGACCCACTAGTGCCTGAGATCGCCCGCATCTACAAGACAGACAGGGAAAAGTAGGTCTTACACATTTTCAACATTCAACACATTTTTGTATAACCTGTCTGCTACAAGGGAAGTGATTTGTATCCTGCTGTCATTTCAGATACAACAGAATAGCCCGGGAATGGACACAGAAATATGCAATGTAGTCTCAAGGCATAACACCAGAGAATCTGCCTTTTATATTCGAAGGCTTGGGGAGCTTTGAACGAAAAGAGGGAAAAAGTCTTGTTGGTTTCCATCGGAGTGATTTCTTTGAgccacaccctccctctccctacgCACTTCACCTCCATCCTCCTGCCTCACCCTCTTCAAAACCTGTCCAGCTGCGGTGTTGTACATATTTCAGATTGCATATTGTATACTCCACTGTCTGTTTCTGCCACTATGTCCAACGGCACCCATGTAGGACCACTCTTATTTGATTCCAAGAAGCATTCCTTATCATTTTTATTAACCCAAGGTTTGCTTTCCCAAGATTGAgggtttttttgtctttttttttttaaacattttttattattttttttcctcCCTCTGTGCTTCCAACTATCCTGTGAGATGATGGTAAGGGTGGGGAGAGATGGGACTTGGAGAGTGTTTTTTGCTATGATAAGAAATGGCTTTCAATCTGTCACTATGGTTCTGGAAACCTCTAGGGGACTTTTTCTGTTTGGCTACGGTATGCCCAGGATCCCGCCTCAGCCCCACCACAATATTAATCACTGTCATTAAGATGATAGTTAAGTACCCGTGGACCCATCCACACTGTATGAAGTGGGACAATAGAATAATGAGACAGCGATCTATTGATAGCAGTGTCTGAATATAACTGCCAAATTACTGTTTTCCCTCAACTTAGTCAAATGACATACTCCTTGTTGTTTTTGCTAAAGATAAAAAATGGTGCCCTTTTAGATCGCCCTTTGAGCcttcattatatattttttctctcaaTGGTGGAAAGTCTTTCTTTTTGGTGTAGGTCTGATTTGGAATGTTAGGCAGATAAGTTGGGTGGTACATGTAGTTTGTGACTGAAATGGTATTAATCCAGCTTGATCGTCCATTTGATCTAGCCTGAAAGGACAAAGACTTGACATTAGTAATCATTTTTGAAGGCAACTTCACAAGACAAGCTCTAAAATGTTTTAAGCAACAGTAGCACTAGACTAGACGAATATGATAAGAGTTGAACTGTCTACCCTCAAGTGGGCTAAGTTGAAGGAAACAATCTGGGGTGTAATTTTCAGTtattttcataaaaataaaaaaagaagtgAACTCATTATTCTGTATTCACACTTTGTATATGTGAGCTGCCATTGTTGACTTAGCTCCAATGACTCATTGGCTGGATCTCAGAACCCTGGACTCAAGGACTTGAGTTCCAGACCGACAAACTTCTGTATATTTAATTACCCAGGAGCTCATGGAGCTTGTGTTAATTAAACTGTGTAATAAACATGATTATTAAAGTTGTGAGTTTCACTGTTTTATTTAATATCATTGCTCAAATATGTGCTTTTACAATTTTATCTGAAGTCTGTCAATTTGAAAAGATGAATATCTTATAAAAtgtttacagtttttttttttatttaaccttttatttaggTAGCCGAGTCTTGCATGTGCGCTATTCACGTCGGAGATTTTTGCTGATGTTTTGATCGCAACAATGAAACCTACGAAATGAACCTTTTTAATACAACTGTGGAACATTTTGCCTTCCTATTATTCCAACTGATTCATACCATCATGTTGTCTCACTCAGGTCTCTTTTACAGCAAACTTTACATTAAGACTTAGGACCAGGCTGTTCTTATTACTGCCAGCCAATTCAATCAATTGTTACATTATTTGAAGCAGAGTTACCGAACCTGCAACTACACTAGACCCGAATTCCATTCTTATATATTAGTGCTACGCTGCTCCAAAAATTGTATGGAATATTTCAGAAACAACTGTCTGATTTGTGAGACTACTGTACAACACTGTCCTGAATTTTTAAGGACAAAGCTGAGCCAAGAGCCGCGTAATATACTTACACCAATTCAGCTGTCTCACTATGATGCTCAACTATAGTATGTATTTAGGAGGGGTTAGACCTTGTGTACAATATATACAAATAAAGGTGTCTTTATTTCCAGGCAACAAATTAGATTATTTTTTATTCTCCCACTAGATGGAGCTCTATCATTGGGTTTGGCTCTAATGTTAGTTCGATTTTTCATAATGTAGGCTTAACGGCTTTTGCCATTCATTTGAGGGCCACAATCAGCTAGCCACTGTGGCATTTACAGTGGCTGTAGTCAATTAAGAGGTGTATGAGATGTCTTAGTTAAATGCCAATAGATACCGTAAACATATGTTATATCTATATAATGACTATGTCCATTTGCCGTGGATCCCAAGGGTGGTTTGCGGCCTATCACATTCTGAGTGCAGAGAGTGAACGTGATTGCTTGTGGTCTGAACAACAAATCCTTGAAATCACGCCAGTGTTGACTGCCAGCAGCCCACTGCAGCTTGGAGCGATGAGGCGCAGGTAAAGTCTACTATAGTCTACTGCATGTTTGAGTCATATACCTTGTGGTGAGGACATTTACCCACACAGAGAACCCATATCACCAATAAAATGATGGTTCTTTCTTTCACTACAGGGGCTTGAGGCAGGGCCCAATACCCTTCCACATTTTGTGTGTCCTTGAATTTGGCAGTACTGAGGGGACTGATGAGTGGAGGGAGGCCAGCCAGATGAATGGGATGAGCCTCTGGACTAAAACAGGAGGTGTAAGGTGGGGAAGACAGCTGCACAGGGAGGTGAGGTACTGTCTTCTCATAAGGGTGTGTGGGAGTGAGAAAGGGGAGCTGCACTGTGATGTTTGGAGAACTTGCTTAGCTTGCAACATTACTCAGTGTCTGAGAAACCggatgttcatctctctctctctcccttcctctcaccCCTCACTCCTCTTTTAGGCTTCCTTTAGAGGCTCTCCTGTGGCGCTGGTCATGTGTGCAGCTGGAGAAAGAGGCCGTGTAACACTAATCCCCCGGCCGGCTCAGGAAAGTACTCTGCCTCGCTTAGCACAGAGAGAAAACAACAAAGAGCTGAGTGTGGCTGCAGCCCCAGGGCTCAGCGCGCCCACAAGAACGTCTCCTGTGTCACAGCTTGCTGCTGCCTCCTACCCATGGCCACTCTCTCACCCATTGCTCTCTCGATGTAACGCTCTCTCTGACACACCCCGTACCCGTGAAAAAAATACCCTTTCGGGAACTATGACGCCtaacctatgtgtgtgtgtgtgtgtgtgtgcacgtgcgtgcgtgtgtatgtgagcGTGTGAGAGAGATTGACTTCTGAGGGTCCAGATCCGGAATGTAGACAAGCCTAGAGCGGACAGGAAAAATGTGATCAGTCTGGACATTTTAAAATAACAAGGATGCACATGCGCGCCTCTGCActatatatcaaatcaaagtgaGGGACTCATGTCTGCGTGCTTTTAATCCATTTGAAACGAGTAGGCCCATGTGACCAATTACAAGAGTTCACTTATAAGTGTTATAACACATATTTTGGTAACGTGGTAAATATTGACCCCTTGCAGTGCATACGCGCCGTTCCTCAAATGTCGTGCACACCCTACTCCACTACGCACATGCCTCAGAGCTTGGAGTTGGTATGGCTGGTGGTCCGCGTGAAAGTGATTTCCAAAGGCGCAAGGGATGACGAGAGGATTGACGTCTGCTTAATATGAGATAGGGTTAGACCAGGCATATTGCCAGAGCCATGCTAGACACTCCAGGGATTACGGAGAAATGCGTGTCCAATTTATGCACGGCAGTGCGTCTTGGGGGAATAGATGCGACCATTGTGCACTTACCTTGAACGGAACCCTAGCTTGTTATCCCACAGCCACTCTCAGTAAACACAGAAGCCTACAGGTAAAAATGCTAATAATAATTGTAGAATGATAATAAACCAAATGGTGGTACAGCACTATTAATTGAATAGATTAATGGTACATTGTGGCCCTACAGGTAGTCTAGCAACACCAATCTATAGCCTATATTCTACTGACATGGAGAGAATATAAACGTTTGGCTTGGCTAAATTACAACAAATGGCATGATGAGTTAAACAAACAGGGAGATAAGTAATCACAAGAAACCCAAACCAAGCGATTCACAGGTGGCCATCCATGTGCTTACCTGTCACATTAGTGATTCCTCCACAGAACGTGAGGTGTGAGTTGAGCGTAATAACAATTCAACTTTGGTTTCAAACCCAGTAATTAAGTCAATGTTTGGTGCTTCAAAGGATAGCTCTTAAGTGCCCAAATTTGCCTTTTTTTTTTGCAGATTATGCAATGCTTAAACATTGATGATAAAGTTGGTAATTTTAATAGGTCATGTCATGGACATGTCAATTACAATTATTGTTTACCAAATAGGTTATTTCTTTTTGAGGATGTGAACACAATTACACAATAATGCATTACTCATTACGCATGAAATTGCTCTGCGTAATAGTGACCGCAAGGCTGCGTTTCGTGACAGATAAAGGTTTActattcactgtgtgtgtgtatatttgtgtgtccAAGTGAGAGGGTGTTTTTGTCTGCGGGAGGTTGGCTGACTACTGCCAGTGTTgaacacccctccctctctctccctctctcaagcTGCCGCGTTATTTTCCAGCTCGGAACCTCAACCGCACGGCTCGATCGATTCGCATTGATTGTCCCTGACGAGCTGCTCCACTTTCTAGCCAATGTCAGCCCGTCTGCAATTGGGAAGGAGAGAAATGAAGGAAAATCTCTGCCGCCCTGGCGGTGTC
It encodes:
- the LOC115154820 gene encoding ubiquitin-conjugating enzyme E2 D2, encoding MALKRIHKELNDLARDPPAQCSAGPVGDDMFHWQATIMGPNDSPYQGGVFFLTIHFPTDYPFKPPKVAFTTRIYHPNINSNGSICLDILRSQWSPALTISKVLLSICSLLCDPNPDDPLVPEIARIYKTDREKYNRIAREWTQKYAM